The following coding sequences lie in one Salarias fasciatus chromosome 7 unlocalized genomic scaffold, fSalaFa1.1 super_scaffold_4, whole genome shotgun sequence genomic window:
- the c9 gene encoding complement component C9, translating into MRIEAALPAGLCVLCLTLTLLGEGMGQILADPPAVTCQWSQWSEWSACDACTKTSRRSRTVEVFGQFGGESCQGSVGDRKFCVPDTVCESPPPAVCSDTEFQCESGPCIKNRLMCNGDYDCEDGSDEDCEPVRKPCGDTVLDTNEQSRTAGYGVTVLGADPRMNPFNNDFFNGRCERVRNPYSLKNDRLPWNVGVFNYQTLVEETVSREIYEDTHTLLRELLREMSFNIDAGLSFKFNLNEKSLSNFSGGIKAGFEYEKKTMIKKVSELTQIQNKSFMRVKGRVQLSTYRLRSRELQVAGEFLEHVKSLPLQYEKGIYFAFLEDYGTHYTKNGKSGGEYELIYVLNQDTIKLRNLTERSVQECIKLGISADFDAVTVKAGKAHFNLNDCNNDSSKTDVKTDGKALVDQVMTSVKGGSLESAVTMRAKLNRDGHMDIATYQQWARSIADAPALLSSESEPIYMLIPLDAPEANARISNLKRATADYVAEYNVCKCKPCHNGGTLTLLDGKCLCLCPHLFEGLACQNYKGDKARYQGTRPTVNSEGNWSCWSAWSSCSGGRRSRTRRCNTDGLLGAACRGDTNSMEYC; encoded by the exons ATGAGGATTGAGGCTGCTCTTCCAGCGGGCTTGTGTGTCCTGTGTCTCACTCTGACACTTCTTGGGGAAGGAAT GGGACAAATACTTGCTGATCCACCTGCGGTGACGTGTCAGTGGAGTCAGTGGTCAGAGTGGAGTGCTTGTGATGCCTGCACGAAAACAAGC AGGCGCTCTCGGACCGTAGAGGTGTTTGGGCAGTTCGGGGGTGAGTCCTGCCAGGGGTCAGTGGgggacaggaagttctgtgtacCTGACACCGTGTGTGagtctccacctcctgctgtgtgCTCGGACACGGAGTTCCAGTGTGAGTCAG GACCGTGTATTAAGAATAGGTTAATGTGCAACGGGGACTACGACTGTGAAGACGGATCAGACGAGGACTGCGAGCCTGTGCGCAAACCCTGCGGTGACACAGTGTTAGATACCAATGAGCAGAGCAGGACGGCGGGATACGG AGTCACGGTCTTGGGTGCAGATCCTCGAATGAACCCCTTCAACAACGACTTCTTCAATGGGAGGTGTGAACGAGTGAGGAACCCTTACTCTTTGAAGAACGACAGACTTCCTTGGAACGTCGGTGTGTTCAACTATCAG ACGCTGGTGGAGGAAACCGTGTCCAGAGAGATttatgaagacacacacactctcctgaGAGAGCTGCTGAGGGAGATGAGTTTCAACATCGACGCTGGCCTTTCTTTCAAGTTCAACCTGAATGAGAAATCCCTGTCCAATTTTTCTGGTGGCATTAAAGCAGGATTTGAgtatgaaaagaaaacaatgattaaaaaagtgtCTGAACTGACACAAATCCAG AACAAGAGCTTCATGCGGGTGAAGGGCCGAGTCCAGCTGAGCACCTACAGGCTTCGCTCCCGTGAGCTGCAGGTGGCCGGTGAATTCCTGGAGCACGTCAAATCTTTGCCCTTGCAGTACGAGAAGGGGATTTATTTTGCCTTCCTGGAAGATTATGGCACCCACTACACCAAAAACGGAAAGTCGGGGGGCGAATATGAGCTGATTTATGTTCTGAACCAGGACACCATCAAGCTAAGAA ATCTCACGGAGAGGAGCGTTCAAGAATGCATCAAATTAGGAATCTCTGCAGATTTTGATGCCGTCACTGTGAAGGCTGGAAAGGCGCATTTCAATCTGAATGATTGTAACAATGATTCCTCAAAGACTGACG TTAAAACCGATGGAAAGGCCCTGGTGGATCAGGTGATGACATCAGTCAAAGGGGGGTCTCTTGAGAGTGCTGTGACCATGAGGGCTAAACTGAATCGAGACGGACACATGGACATCGCAACATATCAACAGTGGGCCCGAAGCATCGCGGATGCCCCTGCACTGCTCAGCAGCGAG tcagaGCCCATCTACATGCTTATCCCGCTGGACGCGCCAGAGGCCAACGCCAGGATATCGAACCTGAAACGGGCCACGGCCGACTACGTGGCGGAATACAACGTGTGCAAGTGTAAGCCCTGTCATAACGGAGGCACTCTCACTCTGCTGGACGGGAAGTGCCTGTGTCTGTGCCCTCACCTGTTTGAAGGCCTGGCCTGCCAGAATTACAAGGGCGATAAAGCCAGATACCAAG GTACGAGGCCGACTGTGAATTCGGAGGGTAACTGGTCGTGCTGGTCCGCCTGGTCCAGCTGCAGCGGAGGAAGGAGAAGCAGGACGCGGCGCTGCAACACAGACGGGCTTCTGGGGGCTGCTTGCAGAGGAGACACAAACAGTATGGAGTACTGCTGA
- the fbp1b gene encoding fructose-1,6-bisphosphatase 1b, translating into MSDKGAFDTNVLTLTRFVLEEGRKAQGTGELTTLLNSICTAVKAISTAVRKAGIANLYGIAGSTNVTGDQVKKLDVLSNDLVINMIKSSFTSCVLVSEEDEKAIIVEPDKRGKYIVCFDPLDGSSNIDCLVSIGTIFAVYRKTTDGEPCENDALQPGRNIVAAGYALYGSATMMVLSTGQGVNCFMLDPSIGEFILVDRNVKIKKKGKIYSLNEGYAQQFYPDVTEYLQKKKFPEDNSAPYGSRYVGSMVADVHRTLVYGGIFLYPANVKSPKGKLRLLYECNPMAYIMEQAGGMATTGSVAVLDIQPTAIHQRVPVVLGSPDDVQEYISIYKKHNK; encoded by the exons ATGTCCGACAAAGGAGCTTTTGACACCAACGTGCTGACCCTCACCAGGTTTGTTCTGGAAGAGGGCAGAAAGGCCCAGGGCACAGGTGAGCTGACAACGCTGCTCAACTCCATCTGCACAGCTGTCAAAGCCATTTCCACCGCTGTCAGGAAGGCTGGGATTGCAAACCT ATATGGCATCGCTGGAAGCACCAATGTGACGGGGGACCAGGTGAAGAAGCTGGACGTCCTCTCCAACGACCTGGTCATCAACATGATCAagtcctccttcacctcctgcgTGCTGGTGTCGGAGGAAGACGAGAAAGCCATCATTGTGGAGCCAGACAAGAGG GGAAAATACATTGTGTGCTTCGATCCTCTGGATGGCTCCTCCAACATCGACTGTCTGGTCTCCATTGGAACAATCTTTGCTGTCTACAGAAAG ACCACAGATGGGGAGCCATGTGAGAACGACGCGCTGCAGCCTGGGAGAAACATCGTGGCGGCCGGCTATGCCCTGTACGGCAGCGCCACCATGATGGTCCTCTCCACCGGCCAGGGAGTCAACTGCTTCATGCTCGACCCC TCCATCGGCGAGTTCATCTTGGTGGATCGTAACGTGAAGATTAAGAAAAAGGGGAAGATCTACAGTCTGAACGAAGGATACGCACAGCAGTTCTATCCAGATGTGACGGAGTacctgcagaagaagaaattccCAGAG GACAATTCCGCTCCTTACGGCAGTCGCTACGTTGGCTCTATGGTGGCCGATGTTCACCGTACGTTGGTGTATGGAGGAATCTTTTTATACCCCGCTAATGTGAAAAGTCCGAAGGGCAAG CTGAGGCTGCTCTATGAGTGCAACCCCATGGCCTACATCATGGAGCAGGCCGGAGGCATGGCCACCACCGGATCCGTCGCCGTCCTGGACATCCAGCCCACCGCCATCCACCAGAGGGTCCCCGTGGTCCTGGGCTCTCCCGATGACGTGCAGGAGTACATTTCCATCTACAAGAAGCATAATAAATGA
- the gas1b gene encoding growth arrest-specific protein 1b: MASRATLMERALALVCSVLVLIVGLCVGSPSHGHRLVCWKAILKCHGEPECHYAYDQYLYACASVISGERKKCPSHCISSLIQLNLTQSGPALEDCDCALDPVCRSAKQAIEPCLPRTSTMGCTEARLQCEMDPACRSAMRDYLFHCRKLFGGQRCSEGCRRVIANMRSIPKAQQLDTCVCDGAERNICEYIKVSMKTFCSDSGDRFAGSGFSDSEEDSEDDYIDQEDYQYAESSGGFSLCQTVLLNLLPTILVVNTFT, translated from the coding sequence ATGGCAAGTCGTGCCACACTGATGGAGCGAGCGCTGGCTCTGGTTTGTAGTGTCCTGGTCCTCATCGTCGGCCTCTGCGTCGGATCTCCGAGCCACGGCCACCGGCTGGTCTGCTGGAAAGCGATCCTCAAGTGTCACGGAGAGCCGGAGTGCCATTACGCGTACGACCAGTACCTCTACGCGTGCGCGTCTGTCATCAGCGGGGAGCGCAAGAAGTGCCCGAGTCACTGCATATCCTCCCTGATCCAGCTCAACCTCACCCAGAGCGGCCCGGCTCTGGAGGACTGCGACTGCGCCCTGGACCCGGTGTGCAGGAGCGCCAAGCAGGCCATCGAGCCGTGCCTGCCGCGCACGAGCACCATGGGCTGCACCGAGGCCCGGCTGCAGTGCGAGATGGACCCGGCGTGCAGGTCGGCCATGAGGGATTATCTGTTCCACTGCAGGAAGCTTTTCGGGGGGCAGAGGTGCTCGGAGGGATGCCGCAGGGTCATCGCCAACATGCGCTCCATCCCCAAGGCGCAGCAGCTGGACACGTGCGTGTGCGACGGCGCGGAGAGGAACATATGCGAGTATATAAAAGTCAGCATGAAAACATTCTGCTCCGATTCCGGTGACAGGTTCGCCGGCAGCGGGTTCTCGGACTCTGAGGAGGATTCAGAGGACGACTACATAGACCAGGAGGATTACCAGTACGCGGAGAGCTCCGGCGGCTTCTCACTCTGTCAGACTGTGCTATTAAATCTCCTGCCCACCATTTTGGTCGTGAACACATTTACATGA